In the genome of Natator depressus isolate rNatDep1 chromosome 21, rNatDep2.hap1, whole genome shotgun sequence, one region contains:
- the SIKE1 gene encoding suppressor of IKBKE 1 isoform X2 gives MARPPYGCGRGLSGAHHRGIGQLPEPFRGPARRGSDCEGPAAAPGAASAPSGRDWLSSRSPRVLTMTCTIEKILTDAKTLLERLKDHDNAAESLIDQSTVLHKRVAAMKEIGTSLSEKYEEDAADLKDTSKYKPHILLSQENTQIRDLQQENRELWISLEEHQDALELIMSKYRKQMLHLIMGRKDVDAEPVLKVHVAHSVEIESHVDRICEMGEVMRKAVQMDDDQFCKIQEKLAQLELENKELRELLSISKETIEVRREELPDIASQATQ, from the exons ATGGCCAGGCCGCCCTACGGCTGTGGGAGGGGCCTAAGCGGCGCCCATCACCGCGGCATCGGGCAGCTACCCGAGCCCTTTCGCGGTCCCGCGCGGCGGGGAAGCGACTGCGAGGGCCCGGCCGCAGCCCCTGGCGCCGCGTCAGCGCCCTCCGGCCGGGATTGGCTCTCGTCCCGCTCGCCTCGGG TGctcactatgacctgcacaatAGAGAAGATCTTAACAGATGCCAAGACCTTGCTTGAAAGGCTGAAAGACCATGATAATGCAGCAGAGTCTCTCATTGATCAGTCTACTGTCCTCCATAAACGGGTGGCAGCCATGAAGGAGATCGGAACGTCACTCTCAGAAAAG TACGAAGAAGATGCAGCTGATCTGAAGGACACATCTAAATACAAACCTCACATCTTGCTATCACAAGAAAACACGCAGATCAGAGACTTGCAACAGGAAAACAGAG AGTTGTGGATCTCCTTGGAGGAACATCAAGATGCTTTGGAACTTATCATGAGCAAGTACAGGAAGCAGATGTTACATTTAATAATGGGAAGAAAAGATGTGGATGCTGAGCCTGTCCTAAAAGTGCATGTTGCTCATTCTGTG GAAATTGAGAGTCACGTAGACAGAATCTGTGAGATGGGGGAAGTGATGAGAAAAGCTGTTCAGATGGATGATGATCAATTCTGTAAAATTCAGGAAAAACTAGCCCAGTTGGAG CTTGAAAATAAAGAGCTGCGGGAGCTGTTATCCATCAGCAAAGAAACTATCGAGGTGAGGCGAGAGGAGCTGCCTGACATTGCATCTCAAGCCACACAATAA
- the SIKE1 gene encoding suppressor of IKBKE 1 isoform X1, with translation MARPPYGCGRGLSGAHHRGIGQLPEPFRGPARRGSDCEGPAAAPGAASAPSGRDWLSSRSPRVLTMTCTIEKILTDAKTLLERLKDHDNAAESLIDQSTVLHKRVAAMKEIGTSLSEKYEEDAADLKDTSKYKPHILLSQENTQIRDLQQENRELWISLEEHQDALELIMSKYRKQMLHLIMGRKDVDAEPVLKVHVAHSVEIESHVDRICEMGEVMRKAVQMDDDQFCKIQEKLAQLEPKYRFLQLENKELRELLSISKETIEVRREELPDIASQATQ, from the exons ATGGCCAGGCCGCCCTACGGCTGTGGGAGGGGCCTAAGCGGCGCCCATCACCGCGGCATCGGGCAGCTACCCGAGCCCTTTCGCGGTCCCGCGCGGCGGGGAAGCGACTGCGAGGGCCCGGCCGCAGCCCCTGGCGCCGCGTCAGCGCCCTCCGGCCGGGATTGGCTCTCGTCCCGCTCGCCTCGGG TGctcactatgacctgcacaatAGAGAAGATCTTAACAGATGCCAAGACCTTGCTTGAAAGGCTGAAAGACCATGATAATGCAGCAGAGTCTCTCATTGATCAGTCTACTGTCCTCCATAAACGGGTGGCAGCCATGAAGGAGATCGGAACGTCACTCTCAGAAAAG TACGAAGAAGATGCAGCTGATCTGAAGGACACATCTAAATACAAACCTCACATCTTGCTATCACAAGAAAACACGCAGATCAGAGACTTGCAACAGGAAAACAGAG AGTTGTGGATCTCCTTGGAGGAACATCAAGATGCTTTGGAACTTATCATGAGCAAGTACAGGAAGCAGATGTTACATTTAATAATGGGAAGAAAAGATGTGGATGCTGAGCCTGTCCTAAAAGTGCATGTTGCTCATTCTGTG GAAATTGAGAGTCACGTAGACAGAATCTGTGAGATGGGGGAAGTGATGAGAAAAGCTGTTCAGATGGATGATGATCAATTCTGTAAAATTCAGGAAAAACTAGCCCAGTTGGAG CCAAAATATCGATTTTTGCAGCTTGAAAATAAAGAGCTGCGGGAGCTGTTATCCATCAGCAAAGAAACTATCGAGGTGAGGCGAGAGGAGCTGCCTGACATTGCATCTCAAGCCACACAATAA